In Uranotaenia lowii strain MFRU-FL chromosome 2, ASM2978415v1, whole genome shotgun sequence, one genomic interval encodes:
- the LOC129744916 gene encoding fibroblast growth factor receptor substrate 2 produces MGCINSKKDINDVHPNIFHVISLNNDGVAHWSGQLEVSVNNLTLYRKGREPTKWELKHLRRYGFNSDQFSFEAGRKAPNGEGIYIFKCRRAETLFYTLQSYIQGRIYNDETTNPNDPYPIPVGPSTGPSVAARSVSQNNTATRVATPQNGSGTGSYVVNRGGTPAGIATSQSLSPNGTIHSNSNQSRSTDTLPMETSYLEPSNRSQTGLPQTVAARFQQNLRLSSVSSGPISPDVTSPSSPNSINNILEVTSLNPLPSSNATVGSHHGVSNLYQEFPVVKDGVVATGVMVGASVNRMSLDIPPQEVAPGAETAMSSSTNKADLIPLELTQMTPESEASRMYVNVNIPSVAKSRAKSASKSNSSLISINNNTGSFDENQYQNVKTPTSSGPNAFALLPLNVSSYSIDPSRCYENLEPSEIKSVLLRGRYSKPDIFSNVELPTLDNSEPCTPTATNRKVNYIVLDLDQSNQAASQNATNASLASLANVISPTGAAPEAAASLSANSSISNNNNNNPTAINLNNPLTPLGGDASGSVAQTPTTAGAATTVTTASLLPPESPKKASLGYATIDFNKTFALSNSTTPSSELDSEGSRKTRHNSTVTPLTRQSNSVSD; encoded by the exons ATGGGTTGCATAAATTCGAAGAAAGATATCAATGATGTTCACCCTAATATATTTCACGTGATCAGTCTCAACAACGATGGCGTGGCCCACTGGAGTGGCCAACTGGAGGTGTCGGTGAACAATCTGACGCTGTACCGGAAGGGCCGCGAGCCAACCAAATGGGAGCTGAAGCATTTGCGTAGATACGGTTTCAATTCTGATCAGTTCAGCTTCGAAGCAGGGAGGAAAGCTCCGAACGGAGAAGgaatttacattttcaaatgTAGAAGAGCGGAGACGCTGTTCTATACTTTGCAGTCCTATATCCAGGGCAGGATCTATAATGATGAAACTACGAATCCAAATGATCCGTACCCGATTCCAGTGGGTCCTTCAACGGGACCTTCGGTAGCAGCGCGAAGTGTTTCACAAAATAACACGGCCACCCGGGTTGCAACGCCACAGAATGGCAGTGGGACGGGCAGCTACGTTGTGAATCGTGGAGGAACCCCCGCCGGTATCGCCACTAGTCAATCGTTGAGTCCCAACGGAACCATCCACTCGAATTCGAACCAAAGCCGAAGTACCGATACACTTCCGATGGAAACCAGCTACCTGGAACCTTCTAACAGGTCACAAACGGGACTGCCACAGACGGTAGCTGCTCGTTTCCAACAGAATTTAAGACTCAGTTCCGTCAGCAGTGGACCCATTAGTCCGGATGTCACTTCTCCGAGCTCACCAAATAGCATTAATAATATTCTAGAAGTAACATCGCTGAATCCGCTGCCCTCAAGCAATGCCACAGTTGGGTCCCATCATGGGGTTAGCAATCTGTACCAAGAGTTTCCCGTGGTCAAGGATGGTGTTGTTGCAACTGGGGTTATGGTTGGCGCGTCTGTAAACCGAATGTCCTTGGACATTCCTCCACAAGAG GTGGCTCCCGGTGCCGAAACCGCAATGAGTTCCAGCACAAACAAAGCGGATCTGATTCCACTGGAATTGACTCAAATGACCCCTGAAAGTGAAGCCTCACGTATGTATGTTAACGTAAATATTCCATCTGTTGCCAAATCGAGAGCCAAATCTGCTAGCAAAAGTAACTCTAGTCTAATATCCATAAATAACAATACTGGTtcgtttgatgaaaatcaaTACCAAAACGTTAAAACTCCTACTTCGAGCGGGCCGAATGCTTTCGCCCTTCTTCCTCTGAATGTATCATCATACTCGATAGATCCTTCCCGTTGTTACGAAAATCTTGAACCAAGTGAAATCAAATCTGTGCTCCTCCGAGGACGTTACTCAAAACCGGACATCTTTTCCAACGTAGAGCTCCCTACGTTGGACAATTCAGAACCGTGCACGCCAACTGCAACCAATCGGAAGGTTAACTATATTGTTCTCGATCTTGACCAATCGAATCAAGCAGCATCACAGAATGCAACCAACGCTTCATTGGCCTCGCTTGCCAATGTTATTTCGCCAACGGGAGCTGCTCCAGAAGCGGCAGCCAGCCTAAGCGCCAACAGTAGCATcagcaacaataacaacaacaatccAACGGCGATAAATCTAAATAACCCGTTAACTCCGCTAGGCGGCGATGCTAGCGGCTCTGTTGCCCAAACACCTACAACAGCTGGAGCTGCGACGACAGTTACAACAGCGAGCTTGCTGCCACCAGAAAGTCCAAAGAAGGCGTCCCTCGGCTATGCAACGAttgatttcaacaaaacatttgCCCTCAGCAACTCCACTACACCCTCATCGGAGCTTGATAGTGAAGGCTCTCGCAAAACCAGGCACAATTCCACCGTGACGCCTCTAACGAGACAGAGCAACTCCGTCAGCGACTAA